Proteins from a single region of Amycolatopsis sp. CA-230715:
- a CDS encoding DinB family protein, translated as MASQPPPVADEREGLLRFLDNQRYVLRLAAYGLTDEQARSTPTRSALGVGGLIKHVAAVETMWIDLVLGVQPRLGAEAEAEHHGNFRLREDETLAGVLDAYAAVADRTTRIVADLDLGHEVPVPKGVPWYPDDLEAWSVRWVLLHLIEETARHAGHADIVREHLDGATAFGLLAAAEGWPETSWLKPWRASEPLA; from the coding sequence ATGGCGTCACAGCCCCCGCCGGTCGCCGACGAGCGCGAAGGCCTGTTGCGGTTCCTGGACAACCAGCGGTACGTGCTGCGGCTCGCCGCGTACGGGCTGACCGACGAGCAGGCGCGGAGCACGCCGACCCGCAGCGCGCTCGGCGTCGGCGGGCTGATCAAGCACGTCGCCGCCGTCGAAACGATGTGGATCGACCTGGTGCTGGGCGTTCAGCCGAGGCTCGGCGCGGAAGCGGAAGCCGAGCACCACGGCAACTTCCGGCTGCGCGAGGACGAAACGCTGGCCGGGGTGCTCGACGCCTACGCGGCGGTGGCGGACCGCACGACGCGGATCGTGGCCGATCTCGACCTCGGCCACGAAGTCCCGGTGCCGAAAGGGGTTCCGTGGTACCCGGACGATCTCGAAGCCTGGTCGGTCCGCTGGGTGCTGCTGCACCTGATCGAGGAGACCGCCCGCCACGCCGGGCACGCCGACATCGTGCGCGAGCACCTCGACGGCGCGACCGCGTTCGGCCTGCTGGCCGCGGCGGAAGGCTGGCCGGAAACCTCGTGGCTGAAACCGTGGCGAGCGTCAGAACCCCTTGCGTAG
- a CDS encoding MFS transporter, with amino-acid sequence MNWVNRTYLLHLSSTVITTFGSAAAPVAIVFTVLGGDGSAADVSAVTVAGLVPALLFFLVGGVVADRWPRNLVLIGAGSLSALTQAALGVLVLTGSASLGALMTAAAVNGIALAFTMPASQGLLMRSVDPEHASKAFAAFRLGLNLAQICGAALGGTFVALGGPGWVLVGDAVTFAIAVVLRLGVRIEGRIKVKGSPLGQLAEGWREFRSHRWLAAVIVQFAAVNVLAVGAFESVLGPVQANTSLGGAAPWGTVLAFDAVGMVLGGVVMLRVKPRRLLVWALGTAALTVLPMLSMAAGLPLAGVCAAALLGGVGVEVFGVNLMTAMRQEIAPDRISRVSAYQSLAGFGLTPVGAGVAGPIAGVLGAGGALWATSAILLAFAVVALSLPAVRTLMVREEAVAV; translated from the coding sequence GTGAACTGGGTGAACCGCACCTACCTGCTGCACCTGAGCAGCACGGTCATCACCACCTTCGGCTCCGCGGCCGCGCCGGTCGCGATCGTGTTCACCGTGCTGGGCGGGGACGGCAGCGCGGCCGACGTCAGCGCCGTCACCGTGGCCGGGCTCGTGCCCGCGCTGCTGTTCTTCCTGGTCGGCGGCGTCGTCGCGGACCGGTGGCCGCGCAACCTCGTGCTCATCGGCGCGGGCTCGCTGTCCGCGCTGACGCAGGCGGCGCTCGGCGTGCTGGTGCTGACCGGGTCGGCGAGCCTCGGCGCGCTGATGACCGCGGCCGCGGTGAACGGGATCGCGCTGGCCTTCACGATGCCCGCGTCGCAGGGACTGCTGATGCGCAGTGTCGATCCCGAACACGCGAGCAAGGCGTTCGCGGCGTTCCGGCTCGGGCTCAACCTCGCGCAGATCTGCGGCGCGGCGCTCGGCGGCACGTTCGTCGCGCTCGGCGGGCCGGGCTGGGTGCTCGTCGGCGACGCGGTCACGTTCGCCATCGCCGTCGTGCTGCGCCTGGGAGTGCGGATCGAGGGCCGGATCAAGGTGAAGGGGTCGCCGCTGGGCCAGCTCGCCGAAGGCTGGCGCGAATTCCGCTCGCACCGCTGGCTCGCCGCGGTGATCGTCCAGTTCGCCGCCGTCAACGTGCTCGCGGTAGGCGCGTTCGAAAGCGTGCTCGGGCCGGTCCAGGCGAACACGTCGCTCGGGGGCGCGGCGCCGTGGGGCACCGTGCTCGCCTTCGACGCCGTCGGCATGGTGCTCGGCGGTGTGGTGATGCTGCGGGTGAAGCCGCGGCGGCTGCTGGTCTGGGCGCTCGGGACGGCCGCGCTGACGGTCCTGCCGATGCTGTCGATGGCCGCGGGCCTGCCGCTGGCCGGTGTGTGCGCGGCGGCGCTGCTCGGTGGCGTCGGGGTCGAGGTGTTCGGCGTGAACCTGATGACCGCGATGCGGCAGGAGATCGCGCCGGACCGGATCTCGCGGGTGTCCGCCTACCAGTCGCTCGCGGGTTTCGGGCTGACGCCGGTGGGCGCCGGGGTCGCCGGGCCGATCGCGGGAGTGCTCGGCGCCGGTGGCGCACTATGGGCGACCTCGGCGATCCTGCTCGCGTTCGCCGTGGTCGCGCTGAGCCTGCCCGCGGTGCGCACATTGATGGTGCGCGAGGAGGCCGTCGCGGTGTAG
- a CDS encoding MarR family winged helix-turn-helix transcriptional regulator yields the protein MSREKAPTGAELADALRRITHVMRRYAGAPYVRLGWPAAQVQLLLTVDVLGDRPRMGAVRERLGLTGRAITSAVDALERDGLLVREPDPTDRRASLLAITEAGRARVTEIERIQRGHADETFEVLNGGERRTLLELLTRLEDHISARQGESPP from the coding sequence GTGTCAAGGGAGAAAGCACCGACGGGTGCCGAGCTGGCCGACGCGCTCCGGCGCATCACCCACGTCATGCGCCGCTACGCGGGCGCGCCCTACGTGCGGCTCGGCTGGCCCGCCGCGCAGGTCCAGCTGCTGCTGACGGTCGACGTGCTCGGCGACCGGCCGCGAATGGGCGCGGTGCGCGAACGGCTCGGGCTCACCGGGAGGGCGATCACCTCCGCCGTCGACGCGCTCGAACGCGACGGGCTGCTCGTGCGCGAACCGGACCCGACCGACCGGCGCGCGAGCCTCCTGGCCATCACCGAGGCGGGCCGTGCGCGCGTCACCGAGATCGAACGCATCCAGCGCGGGCACGCCGACGAGACGTTCGAGGTGCTCAACGGCGGCGAGCGGCGGACCCTGCTGGAGCTGCTCACGAGGCTGGAGGACCACATTTCCGCGCGGCAAGGCGAATCCCCGCCATGA
- a CDS encoding DUF998 domain-containing protein, with product MSRRAAAGVLLVLAGVAYSAWLLAYVLPVGLSLVHAYVSELAAGDQPFRLLFRTTDQIAGAAMVAAAVLLAIRAPRRTASFFALGGLFLFGLSVVVDASSSLDCASAASEACRIREDAGEVSVADTVHTVSSVVTNFGMFAAVLGVQRFVTGAARALLFAAAGVIAATGLAIVWLEEFGPGHYAGLVLQVQLVVVAAVLVMAGIRLAARKCGPPAS from the coding sequence GTGAGTCGGCGAGCAGCGGCGGGGGTGCTGCTCGTACTGGCCGGGGTGGCGTACTCGGCCTGGCTGCTCGCCTACGTCCTGCCGGTGGGCCTGTCGCTGGTGCACGCCTACGTCAGCGAACTGGCCGCGGGCGATCAGCCGTTCCGGCTGCTCTTCCGCACCACGGATCAGATCGCGGGTGCGGCGATGGTCGCCGCCGCCGTCCTGCTCGCGATCCGCGCGCCGCGGCGGACGGCGTCCTTCTTCGCGCTCGGCGGGCTGTTCCTGTTCGGACTGTCCGTTGTGGTCGATGCTTCGTCCTCTTTGGACTGCGCGAGCGCGGCGAGCGAGGCGTGCCGGATCCGCGAGGACGCCGGCGAGGTCTCCGTCGCGGACACCGTGCACACGGTTTCCTCGGTGGTGACCAATTTCGGCATGTTCGCCGCGGTGCTCGGCGTCCAGCGGTTCGTCACCGGTGCGGCCCGCGCGCTGCTGTTCGCGGCCGCGGGCGTGATCGCGGCGACCGGGCTCGCGATCGTGTGGCTGGAGGAGTTCGGGCCAGGCCACTACGCGGGCCTGGTGCTCCAAGTGCAGCTCGTGGTGGTCGCCGCGGTGCTGGTCATGGCGGGGATTCGCCTTGCCGCGCGGAAATGTGGTCCTCCAGCCTCGTGA
- the lysX gene encoding bifunctional lysylphosphatidylglycerol synthetase/lysine--tRNA ligase LysX: MTARAPAVAPWKRKSGGIVATIVQLGSLVSLLLLLFGPKHIGFHNGAIWVFSLVGIPVDSNLVIALVLAVLGAALRRRKRAALYTIVLFQVGSLVMVGLAQAILVWAPELLELSARERAHVDSAMWTFPIYAAFSVALMVFLLKLRPAFPARLADGALRRGVTVLFGGMAAVVVIGWALTEVFPGRLTDAWERFAWVTNHATGELLRLRRLGVGEGPEWLDLLLDLGGTLSVALALYVFFRGVRSRRHRSDDEELRLRKLLANHGEDDSLGYFATRRDKSVVFAPSGKAAVTYRVLAGTSVASADPVGDLDAWPEAVQAWLSEAYRFGWTPGVLGASERGAQVYADAGLKALEIGDEAVLDVREFSLAGPERRSVRQAVSRISRAGYTSRVRRHGEIPTAEMAELLVKAQQWRGDETERGFSMALSRLGDPSDARCVMVEAFDARGELRGLLSFVPWGRRGLSLDLMRRDRAAENGLNEYLLAELVANAARLGTQRVSLNFAMFRAVFSEGERIGAGPVLRLWRGVLSVASRFFQLESLYRSNAKYGPDWEPRFLCYSSARRLPRVGIVAGALEGFLPGGTRAPRVLRTETVTDEFVENVRRIEAEAAAVAPKPARRPEQVRVRIAKVDRLRDSGIDPYPVAFERDTLVSEVRQKYSGLAPDTHTGDEVRVAGRLVALRTLGGLCFAVLRDFSGELQLMLTADRLPLETWRAGVDLGDQVGARGTVVTSKRGELSVLVDEWTLTAKCLHPFPDKRKGLSDPEAKVRKRYLDLAVNPDATELFRLRAKVVRAVRDRLHHADYLEVETPMLQTVHGGANARPFVTHINAYDMRMYLRIAPELYLKRLCVAGVERLFELNRNFRNEGVDATHNPEFTMLEAYQAYADYDTMRTLTRELVQHAAEAAYGAQVVRRRGADGSVEEFDISGDWPVIPVHTAVSHALGEQIDPGTPIADLRRYCAAAGIGVDDEATHGDLVLKAHEHLVEGATVAPTFYTDYPTEVSPLTRQHRVDGRLAERWDLIAFGAEIGTAYTELTDPIEQRRRLEAQSLRAASGDVEAMELDEDFLVALEHGMPPTGGLGLGVDRLLMMLTGASIRQTVLFPFVRPKT; encoded by the coding sequence ATGACCGCGCGTGCGCCCGCAGTGGCGCCATGGAAGCGCAAGTCCGGCGGAATCGTGGCCACGATCGTCCAGCTGGGCTCGCTCGTTTCGCTTTTGCTGCTCTTGTTCGGGCCGAAGCACATCGGTTTCCACAACGGGGCGATCTGGGTTTTCTCCCTCGTCGGCATCCCGGTGGACTCGAACCTGGTGATCGCGCTGGTGCTGGCCGTGCTCGGCGCGGCGTTGCGCAGGCGGAAACGGGCCGCGCTCTACACGATCGTCCTGTTCCAGGTGGGCAGCCTGGTGATGGTCGGGCTGGCGCAGGCGATTCTGGTGTGGGCGCCGGAACTGCTCGAACTGAGCGCACGGGAACGCGCGCACGTCGACAGCGCAATGTGGACATTCCCGATTTATGCGGCTTTTTCCGTCGCGTTGATGGTGTTCCTGCTGAAACTGCGGCCAGCCTTCCCCGCCCGGCTCGCCGACGGCGCGCTGCGGCGCGGGGTCACCGTCCTGTTCGGCGGGATGGCCGCGGTGGTGGTGATCGGCTGGGCGCTGACCGAGGTCTTCCCCGGCAGGCTCACCGACGCGTGGGAGCGGTTCGCCTGGGTCACCAACCACGCGACCGGTGAGCTCCTCCGCCTGCGCAGGCTCGGCGTCGGCGAAGGCCCCGAGTGGCTCGACCTCCTGCTCGACCTCGGCGGCACCCTTTCCGTCGCGCTCGCGTTGTACGTGTTCTTCCGCGGTGTGCGCAGCCGCCGCCATCGCAGCGACGACGAGGAGCTGCGGCTGCGGAAACTGCTCGCGAACCACGGCGAGGACGATTCGCTCGGCTACTTCGCCACGCGCCGCGACAAGAGCGTGGTGTTCGCGCCGTCGGGGAAGGCGGCGGTGACCTACCGGGTGCTGGCCGGGACGTCGGTGGCGAGCGCGGACCCGGTCGGCGATCTCGACGCGTGGCCCGAAGCCGTGCAGGCCTGGCTCTCGGAGGCGTACCGGTTCGGGTGGACGCCCGGCGTGCTCGGGGCGAGCGAACGCGGGGCCCAGGTCTACGCCGACGCCGGGCTGAAGGCGCTGGAGATCGGGGACGAGGCGGTGCTCGACGTGCGCGAGTTCAGCCTCGCCGGGCCGGAGCGGCGTTCCGTGCGGCAGGCGGTCAGCCGGATCTCCCGCGCCGGGTACACCTCGCGCGTGCGGCGGCATGGCGAAATCCCGACGGCGGAAATGGCGGAGTTGCTCGTCAAGGCGCAGCAGTGGCGCGGGGACGAGACCGAGCGCGGGTTCTCGATGGCGTTGTCGCGGCTGGGCGACCCGTCCGACGCGCGGTGCGTGATGGTCGAGGCGTTCGACGCGCGCGGGGAGCTGCGCGGGTTGCTGTCGTTCGTCCCGTGGGGGCGCCGCGGGTTGTCGCTCGACCTGATGCGACGGGATCGCGCCGCCGAGAACGGGCTCAACGAATACCTGCTCGCCGAACTGGTGGCGAACGCCGCACGCCTTGGTACGCAACGGGTTTCGCTCAACTTCGCGATGTTCCGCGCGGTGTTCTCCGAGGGGGAGCGGATCGGCGCGGGCCCAGTGCTGCGGTTGTGGCGCGGGGTGCTGAGCGTGGCGTCGCGGTTCTTCCAGCTGGAGTCGCTGTACCGCTCGAACGCGAAGTACGGACCGGATTGGGAGCCGCGGTTCCTGTGCTACTCCTCGGCGCGGCGGCTGCCGAGGGTCGGCATCGTCGCCGGTGCGCTGGAAGGGTTCCTGCCGGGCGGCACGCGGGCGCCGAGGGTCCTGCGCACCGAAACGGTCACCGACGAGTTCGTGGAGAACGTGCGCCGGATCGAGGCGGAGGCCGCGGCCGTCGCGCCGAAGCCCGCGCGGCGCCCGGAGCAGGTGCGGGTGCGGATCGCGAAGGTGGATCGCCTGCGGGACTCCGGAATCGACCCGTACCCGGTGGCCTTCGAACGCGACACGCTGGTTTCCGAGGTGCGGCAGAAGTACTCCGGGCTGGCCCCGGACACGCACACCGGCGACGAGGTCCGCGTCGCCGGGCGCCTGGTGGCGCTGCGCACGCTCGGCGGCCTGTGCTTCGCGGTGCTGCGGGACTTCTCCGGTGAGCTGCAGCTCATGCTGACCGCGGACCGGCTGCCGCTGGAGACCTGGCGCGCCGGGGTGGACCTCGGCGACCAGGTCGGCGCGCGCGGCACGGTCGTGACGTCGAAGCGCGGTGAGCTTTCGGTGCTCGTCGACGAGTGGACGCTGACCGCGAAGTGCCTGCATCCCTTCCCGGACAAGCGAAAGGGTCTATCCGATCCGGAGGCGAAGGTGCGCAAGCGGTACCTCGACCTCGCGGTGAACCCGGACGCGACCGAGTTGTTCCGCCTGCGCGCCAAGGTGGTGCGCGCGGTGCGGGACAGGCTGCATCACGCGGACTACCTCGAAGTCGAAACGCCGATGCTGCAGACGGTGCACGGCGGGGCGAACGCGCGCCCGTTCGTCACCCACATCAATGCCTACGACATGCGGATGTACCTGCGGATCGCGCCGGAGCTGTACCTGAAGCGGCTGTGCGTGGCCGGGGTGGAGCGGCTGTTCGAGCTGAACCGCAACTTCCGCAACGAGGGCGTGGACGCCACGCACAACCCCGAGTTCACCATGCTCGAGGCGTACCAGGCCTACGCCGACTACGACACCATGCGGACGCTGACCCGAGAACTGGTCCAGCACGCCGCCGAAGCCGCCTACGGCGCGCAGGTGGTGCGGCGGCGCGGGGCGGACGGTTCGGTGGAGGAGTTCGACATCTCCGGTGACTGGCCGGTGATTCCGGTGCACACCGCGGTTTCGCACGCGCTCGGCGAGCAGATCGACCCCGGTACCCCGATCGCCGATCTCCGCCGGTACTGCGCTGCGGCGGGCATCGGGGTCGACGACGAGGCGACGCACGGCGATCTCGTGCTGAAGGCGCACGAGCACCTCGTCGAAGGCGCCACGGTCGCGCCGACCTTCTACACCGACTACCCGACCGAGGTGTCGCCGCTGACCCGGCAGCACCGGGTCGACGGCAGGCTCGCCGAGCGGTGGGACCTGATCGCGTTCGGCGCCGAGATCGGCACCGCCTACACCGAGCTGACCGATCCGATCGAACAGCGGCGGCGGCTCGAAGCGCAGTCGCTGCGGGCGGCGAGCGGTGACGTCGAAGCGATGGAACTCGACGAGGACTTCCTGGTGGCGCTGGAACACGGTATGCCGCCGACCGGCGGGCTCGGGCTCGGCGTCGACCGGCTGCTGATGATGCTCACCGGCGCGTCGATCCGGCAGACGGTCCTTTTTCCCTTCGTGCGGCCGAAAACGTGA
- the panB gene encoding 3-methyl-2-oxobutanoate hydroxymethyltransferase — translation MSSPEEPARPNEVAAPYGSGPEKAKPARKVRIHHLRELKERGEPWPMLTAYDMYTAALFDEAGIPVLLVGDSAANNVFGYDTSLPVTVDELLPLVRSVTRSVTRSLVVADLPFGSYQLSPEQALATSVRFMKEGRAHAVKLEGGRRFAPHVEALTSAGVPVMGHIGFTPQSEHNLGGYRVQARGDGAETLLADALALQEAGAFAVVMEMVSAEAAKRVTHELQIPTIGIGAGPDCDAQVLVWQDMAGLRRGKAPRFVKRYADLAGVLSEAAGAFADEVRRGEFPAPEHAFH, via the coding sequence GTGTCGTCACCCGAAGAACCAGCGCGCCCGAACGAAGTCGCCGCGCCGTACGGCAGCGGCCCGGAAAAGGCCAAGCCCGCCAGGAAAGTCCGCATCCACCACCTGCGCGAGCTCAAGGAACGCGGCGAGCCGTGGCCCATGCTCACCGCGTACGACATGTACACCGCCGCGCTGTTCGACGAGGCGGGCATCCCGGTACTCCTGGTCGGCGACTCGGCCGCGAACAACGTGTTCGGTTACGACACTTCGCTGCCCGTGACCGTCGACGAACTGCTGCCGCTCGTGCGCAGCGTCACCCGATCGGTGACTCGTTCGCTCGTCGTCGCCGATCTCCCGTTCGGCTCGTACCAGCTTTCGCCGGAGCAGGCGCTGGCGACGTCGGTCCGGTTCATGAAGGAGGGCAGGGCGCACGCCGTCAAGCTCGAAGGCGGGCGCCGGTTCGCGCCGCACGTCGAGGCGCTCACCTCGGCGGGCGTACCGGTGATGGGGCACATCGGCTTCACGCCGCAGAGCGAGCACAACCTCGGCGGCTACCGCGTGCAGGCTCGCGGTGACGGCGCGGAGACGCTCCTCGCCGACGCGCTCGCGCTCCAGGAAGCGGGCGCGTTCGCGGTCGTGATGGAGATGGTGTCCGCCGAAGCGGCCAAACGCGTGACCCACGAGCTGCAGATCCCGACCATCGGCATCGGCGCCGGACCGGACTGCGACGCGCAGGTGCTGGTGTGGCAGGACATGGCGGGCCTTCGCCGCGGCAAGGCGCCGAGGTTCGTCAAGCGGTACGCCGATCTCGCCGGTGTGCTGTCCGAGGCCGCGGGCGCGTTCGCCGACGAGGTGCGCCGCGGCGAGTTCCCGGCACCGGAGCACGCCTTCCACTGA
- the pip gene encoding prolyl aminopeptidase, with translation MDDLYPPIEPYDSGFLDVGDGHRVHWEQSGNPGGKPAVVLHGGPGSGIAPSTRRHFDPAVYRIVLFDQRGAGRSTPHIGDQGVDLSTNTTWHLVADMEALRAHLGIEQWQLFGGSWGATLALAYAETHPGRVSEIVLRGVFTARRSELDWIYRGGAARVFPEHWENFLAPIPPEQRHDPLGAYRALVFDPDRATRERAAIAWSAWEGAIVSLIPQQNFVDNYSAPVFALTFARLALHYFSHGAWLDDGQLIRDAGKLAGIPGVIVQGRYDAVCPPDTAYELHRAWPSSTLRLVNTAGHAVTDPGILTQLRAATDGFR, from the coding sequence ATGGACGACCTGTACCCGCCGATCGAGCCGTACGACAGCGGTTTCCTCGACGTCGGCGACGGGCACCGGGTCCACTGGGAACAGTCGGGCAACCCCGGCGGCAAGCCCGCGGTGGTCCTGCACGGCGGGCCGGGCAGCGGTATCGCGCCGAGCACGCGCCGCCACTTCGATCCCGCCGTCTACCGGATCGTGCTGTTCGACCAGCGCGGCGCCGGGCGCAGCACCCCGCACATCGGTGACCAGGGCGTCGACCTGAGCACCAACACCACCTGGCACCTCGTCGCCGACATGGAGGCGCTGCGCGCGCACCTCGGCATCGAGCAGTGGCAGCTCTTCGGCGGCTCGTGGGGCGCGACGCTCGCGCTCGCCTACGCCGAAACCCATCCCGGCCGTGTCAGCGAAATCGTGCTGCGCGGCGTGTTCACGGCCAGGCGCAGCGAACTCGACTGGATCTACCGCGGCGGTGCGGCACGCGTCTTCCCCGAACACTGGGAAAACTTCCTCGCCCCGATCCCGCCGGAGCAGCGCCACGACCCGCTCGGCGCCTACCGCGCACTCGTGTTCGACCCCGACCGCGCCACCAGGGAACGCGCCGCGATCGCCTGGAGCGCTTGGGAAGGCGCGATCGTCTCGCTCATCCCGCAGCAGAACTTCGTGGACAACTACAGCGCGCCGGTCTTCGCGCTGACCTTCGCCAGGCTCGCGCTGCACTACTTCTCCCACGGCGCCTGGCTCGACGACGGCCAGCTCATCCGCGACGCGGGCAAGCTCGCCGGCATCCCCGGCGTCATCGTGCAGGGCCGGTACGACGCGGTGTGCCCGCCGGACACCGCGTACGAACTGCACCGGGCGTGGCCGTCCTCGACGCTGCGACTCGTGAACACCGCGGGCCACGCCGTCACCGATCCCGGCATCCTCACCCAGCTGCGCGCCGCCACCGACGGCTTCCGGTAA
- a CDS encoding HEAT repeat domain-containing protein, with protein MSRKPDNHECRCGSRSHDRGNRTDRYREPGPAKRVAEAMRLMRKRDPQTAEDGFHLLRPHAAEHVDELLHEFEQERADQGLRCWLLELIGEARSPAALPTLAAQSHSEDESLRFWAIHGLELLDTREARTALYRARANGTIP; from the coding sequence ATGAGCCGGAAACCGGACAACCACGAGTGCCGCTGCGGCTCGCGGAGCCACGACCGCGGCAACCGCACGGACCGGTACCGGGAACCGGGCCCCGCCAAGAGGGTCGCCGAGGCGATGCGGCTCATGCGCAAACGCGATCCGCAAACCGCGGAAGACGGTTTCCACCTCTTGCGCCCGCATGCGGCGGAGCACGTCGACGAACTGCTCCACGAGTTCGAACAGGAGCGCGCCGACCAGGGGCTCCGTTGCTGGCTGCTGGAGCTGATCGGCGAGGCGCGATCCCCTGCCGCGCTGCCGACCCTGGCCGCGCAGTCGCACTCCGAAGACGAATCCCTGCGATTCTGGGCGATTCACGGTTTGGAGTTGCTCGATACGAGGGAGGCTCGCACCGCGCTGTACCGGGCGCGCGCGAACGGCACGATTCCTTAG
- a CDS encoding PucR family transcriptional regulator: MALTLRVLAADLGLPVRAGERALDRPIGWVHATELADPSDFLEGGELLLTIGLALADAESYVARLVAADVAGIGFGVGLGHDRVPSELAEAAAKAGLPLLEVPKRTPFIAITRAVSRAIAADEYASLVRTDKGQQALTRTALGRRGPGAMVRKLASLVDASVLLVDAAGDVHEAAPAAAASLGDALGPELSRVRRGSRLLRLGGDEVLIQALGARGFLVVVAPEPLDAASRHIVTTAASLLSLALEHGREQDAALRPLRAGLVELLVGGQPELAAASIAKLFPGAPEPPWSVCALLGSAAARHGAAELLESESDGFHAEHGGMLVVLAKDPVAAKLTGRVRGLHAGTVAGVSVVDVANGVSRAMRAARAAKERSVPVVDFADEAGSLLDLVGTEVAQAFADSLLAPLAGRADLVESLRCWLEHHGHWDSAATALGVHRHTLRNRVRKCEELLGRGLDSPGLRADLWLALQVPLGKLRPATRTGPVPRPAGPMRTDHEAGALLRELRDDERY; the protein is encoded by the coding sequence ATGGCACTGACCTTGCGCGTACTCGCCGCGGATCTCGGGCTCCCGGTCCGCGCGGGGGAGCGCGCGCTCGACCGGCCGATCGGCTGGGTGCACGCGACCGAACTGGCCGATCCGAGCGATTTCCTCGAAGGCGGCGAACTCCTCCTCACCATCGGGCTCGCGCTGGCGGACGCCGAGTCGTACGTGGCGCGCTTGGTCGCGGCGGACGTGGCCGGGATCGGGTTCGGCGTCGGCCTCGGGCACGATCGCGTGCCGTCCGAGCTGGCCGAGGCCGCCGCGAAGGCGGGCTTGCCGCTGCTGGAGGTGCCGAAGCGCACGCCCTTCATCGCGATCACGCGCGCGGTCTCGCGGGCGATCGCGGCCGACGAGTACGCGTCGCTCGTCCGCACCGACAAGGGGCAGCAGGCGCTGACCCGCACCGCGCTCGGCAGGCGCGGCCCCGGCGCGATGGTGCGCAAGCTGGCTTCCCTCGTCGACGCCTCGGTGCTGCTCGTGGACGCGGCTGGCGATGTCCACGAGGCGGCGCCCGCCGCGGCGGCCTCGTTGGGGGACGCGCTCGGGCCGGAGCTGTCCCGCGTCCGTCGCGGGAGCAGGCTGCTCCGGCTCGGCGGGGACGAGGTGCTGATTCAGGCGCTGGGCGCCCGCGGGTTCCTGGTCGTCGTGGCGCCGGAGCCGCTCGACGCCGCGAGCAGGCACATCGTCACCACCGCCGCGTCGCTGCTTTCGCTCGCGTTGGAGCACGGCCGCGAGCAGGACGCCGCGCTGAGGCCGTTGCGGGCGGGGCTGGTCGAGCTGCTCGTCGGCGGGCAGCCGGAACTGGCCGCGGCGTCCATCGCGAAGCTGTTCCCCGGCGCGCCGGAACCGCCGTGGTCGGTGTGCGCGCTGCTCGGGAGCGCGGCCGCGCGCCACGGGGCGGCGGAGCTGCTCGAGTCCGAATCGGACGGTTTCCACGCGGAGCACGGCGGCATGCTGGTGGTGCTGGCCAAGGATCCGGTGGCGGCGAAGCTGACCGGGCGCGTCCGCGGGCTGCACGCGGGAACCGTGGCGGGAGTGTCCGTTGTGGACGTCGCGAATGGAGTGTCGAGGGCGATGCGGGCGGCACGGGCCGCGAAGGAGCGCTCGGTGCCCGTGGTCGACTTCGCCGACGAGGCGGGCAGCCTGCTCGACCTCGTCGGAACCGAGGTCGCGCAAGCGTTCGCGGACAGCCTCCTCGCCCCGCTGGCCGGGCGCGCCGACCTGGTCGAATCACTGCGCTGCTGGCTCGAACACCACGGGCACTGGGACTCGGCCGCGACGGCGCTCGGCGTGCACCGGCACACCCTGCGCAACCGGGTCCGCAAGTGCGAGGAACTGCTGGGCCGCGGCCTGGACTCACCCGGCCTGCGCGCCGATCTCTGGCTCGCCCTGCAGGTACCGCTCGGGAAACTCCGACCGGCGACGAGAACCGGCCCGGTGCCGCGTCCCGCCGGACCCATGCGCACCGACCACGAGGCGGGCGCGCTGCTCCGGGAGCTTCGAGACGACGAGCGGTACTGA